A genome region from Patescibacteria group bacterium includes the following:
- the hisC gene encoding histidinol-phosphate transaminase, which produces MRNLALDRIRKMKPYIPPLDGRFMYGGMLLDFSENTLSSRSKVAQALNKFVKERKLHIYPEYYNLEEIIANYAGVNANQIMITNGSDQGIDVIFRTFTDKGSKVIIPRPSFAMFYQCAQVVGNEVVRPAYREEDLSFPLDEVLNSIDDEVRLVVVCNPNNPTGTAVSVADIAKIARKAKEAIIYVDEAYFEFSKITALPLINRFPNIVITRTFSKAFGLASMRIGYVIARKEYISEMLKVRGPFDINMAAYYTASAALEEKQNMQRYVDEVMQRAKPFVEKFFSQNAIPYFSSCANFILFRPDNPARVMTQLRRGGALVRPQTQKGVENTLRVSIGTADQMQKFVEIYKKFVLSNSQQKYAFLDRDGTLIYEPQTTYQIDSVRKLKILDGAIKGLQELQKRGYSLIMISNQDGLGTSSFPRKNFKAPQEKMLNIFRKKGITFERIFICPHLPHEACTCRKPKMGLVDAYLRNSNFDKNLSLVCGDRKSDRQFAKNIGLTFVFMETNGNFYEAIKSVLTESL; this is translated from the coding sequence ATGAGGAATCTCGCACTGGATAGAATCCGAAAGATGAAACCGTATATACCACCATTAGACGGCCGATTTATGTATGGTGGAATGCTGCTGGATTTCAGTGAGAACACATTATCATCCCGAAGTAAGGTCGCTCAAGCACTGAATAAATTTGTGAAGGAGAGAAAACTGCATATCTATCCCGAGTATTATAATTTGGAAGAAATAATCGCAAACTACGCGGGAGTGAATGCAAATCAGATAATGATCACCAACGGTTCCGACCAAGGAATTGACGTTATCTTTCGCACATTCACCGATAAGGGGAGCAAGGTCATCATTCCGCGCCCCAGCTTCGCCATGTTTTACCAATGCGCCCAAGTGGTCGGTAATGAAGTGGTGCGCCCCGCATATCGAGAGGAAGATCTTTCATTTCCGTTGGATGAAGTGCTTAATTCGATTGATGACGAGGTAAGGCTCGTGGTGGTGTGCAATCCCAACAATCCTACGGGTACCGCCGTATCCGTTGCCGACATTGCAAAAATCGCACGTAAGGCGAAGGAGGCGATCATTTACGTCGATGAGGCATATTTTGAATTTTCAAAGATCACCGCTCTGCCACTCATTAATAGATTTCCTAACATCGTCATCACGAGGACTTTTTCGAAAGCATTCGGTCTCGCCTCCATGAGAATCGGCTACGTCATTGCAAGAAAAGAATATATATCCGAAATGCTGAAAGTGCGCGGTCCTTTTGATATCAATATGGCCGCGTACTATACCGCCAGTGCCGCACTTGAGGAGAAACAAAATATGCAACGTTACGTTGATGAAGTCATGCAGCGCGCAAAACCGTTTGTGGAAAAATTCTTTTCCCAAAATGCCATACCATATTTCTCCTCTTGTGCAAATTTTATTCTGTTTCGTCCAGACAATCCCGCCCGCGTCATGACACAACTTCGTAGGGGCGGTGCGCTGGTGAGACCGCAAACTCAAAAAGGGGTGGAAAACACTTTACGGGTAAGCATTGGCACCGCTGATCAAATGCAGAAATTCGTGGAGATTTATAAAAAATTCGTTCTGAGCAACTCTCAACAAAAATATGCATTTCTTGATCGTGACGGCACACTGATATATGAACCACAAACCACGTATCAAATCGACAGTGTAAGGAAACTAAAAATCCTTGACGGCGCGATAAAAGGACTGCAAGAACTGCAAAAAAGGGGTTATTCATTAATAATGATTTCCAACCAGGACGGCTTGGGCACCTCGTCATTCCCTCGTAAGAATTTTAAAGCTCCACAAGAGAAGATGCTGAATATTTTCCGCAAAAAGGGAATAACTTTTGAACGGATATTCATCTGCCCTCACCTGCCGCATGAGGCGTGTACTTGCCGGAAACCAAAAATGGGACTGGTGGATGCGTATTTGAGGAACTCAAATTTTGATAAAAACCTGTCATTGGTGTGCGGAGACAGAAAAAGCGACCGGCAGTTCGCAAAAAATATCGGCCTTACATTCGTCTTTATGGAGACGAACGGCAATTTTTACGAAGCAATTAAATCAGTGCTAACCGAATCTCTATGA
- the hisB gene encoding imidazoleglycerol-phosphate dehydratase HisB: MKSRTATIRRKTMETDITVNVNLDGTGKYRVDTGIGFLNHMLELFSKHSLIDLTLKAKGDAKVDEHHTIEDVGICLGKALRKALGDKKGIERYGFLLPMDEALTEAAIDLGGRPYLVWNVSFKREMIGDMPTELFEDFFKAVADNLQANIHLNVKYGRNEHHIAESVFKALARCLRSAVSRQTRTKKLLPSTKGKL; encoded by the coding sequence ATGAAATCAAGAACGGCAACAATCAGGCGCAAGACGATGGAAACGGATATAACTGTAAATGTGAATCTCGACGGTACGGGCAAATACCGGGTGGATACCGGCATCGGCTTCCTGAATCACATGCTGGAGCTTTTTTCCAAGCATTCATTGATAGATCTCACCCTGAAAGCGAAAGGCGATGCGAAGGTGGATGAACACCACACTATTGAGGACGTCGGCATCTGTCTCGGCAAGGCGCTGCGCAAGGCTTTAGGGGATAAGAAAGGCATTGAGCGGTATGGATTTCTGCTGCCGATGGACGAAGCTCTGACCGAAGCCGCAATTGATTTGGGCGGAAGGCCTTATCTTGTGTGGAACGTTTCTTTTAAGCGGGAAATGATCGGAGACATGCCGACAGAGCTTTTCGAGGATTTCTTCAAGGCAGTGGCCGATAACCTTCAAGCGAATATCCACCTCAATGTAAAATACGGCAGGAATGAACACCACATCGCGGAAAGCGTCTTTAAGGCGCTCGCAAGATGCTTGAGGTCTGCAGTGAGCCGCCAAACTCGCACGAAAAAACTATTACCCTCTACCAAAGGAAAACTATGA
- the hisH gene encoding imidazole glycerol phosphate synthase subunit HisH — translation MIAIINYKAGNVASVKNALERLGSACTVTSDPEEILSADGVIFPGQGRAGAALSELQKARIDTVIPRITKPFLGICLGMQLLGRFSEEDNTKCLEVFQGISRKFPPTLKTPHLGWNKAELTKKSPLTAGITNGSYFYFVHSYYMDATEDQTAGTTSYGFDFTSIMQKDNFFAVQFHPEKSGAQGLRLLTNFYELCL, via the coding sequence ATGATTGCCATAATCAATTACAAGGCCGGCAATGTCGCGTCAGTGAAAAATGCGCTGGAACGGCTGGGGAGCGCGTGCACCGTCACATCCGATCCGGAGGAAATTCTATCCGCTGATGGCGTGATTTTCCCTGGCCAAGGCAGGGCAGGCGCCGCTCTGTCAGAACTGCAAAAGGCACGCATTGATACCGTTATCCCTCGAATCACCAAGCCGTTTTTAGGCATTTGTTTAGGGATGCAGCTCCTTGGACGCTTTTCCGAAGAAGATAACACAAAATGTCTCGAGGTGTTTCAGGGTATAAGTCGCAAGTTTCCGCCGACGCTCAAAACCCCGCACCTCGGCTGGAATAAAGCAGAACTCACGAAAAAATCCCCCCTCACGGCGGGTATCACGAACGGATCGTACTTTTATTTCGTGCACTCATATTACATGGATGCTACGGAGGATCAAACGGCGGGGACAACGAGTTATGGTTTTGATTTCACTTCAATCATGCAAAAAGACAACTTTTTTGCCGTCCAGTTCCACCCAGAAAAATCCGGCGCGCAGGGCTTGCGATTGCTTACTAATTTTTACGAATTATGCTTGTAA
- the hisF gene encoding imidazole glycerol phosphate synthase subunit HisF yields MLVIPAIDIVGGKCVRLTQGDFAKSTLYSANPADVAKDFERQGTRFLHVVDLDGARTGFPVNSETILSIAKSVGIPIQIGGGIRSYDQARGYLEGGVSKIVLGTAVIENPKMLERVSRDFGKSRVTVSVDIKDGNAATCGWLKKSTETAPALIAALKKIGIASVIVTDTSKDGLLQGPNFGLTKLFIDEGFETIAAGGVTSLSDIREFTKLGAYGVIVGKAIYENKIDMRNAQREAAYKSSLAKRIIPCLDVKNGRVVKGTYFTNLRDAGDPVALGKKYCQQGADELILLDIAATLESRKTFCDLVSAIAREISIPFTVGGGITTIEDIRKLLSVGADKVSIGTAAVRNPRFIKDAAAYFGSQCIVISIDAKRQNEDFIIYIKGGTEKTEMDAVAFSKQMAQYGAGELLVNSLDRDGTQKGFDVELLKRVTDSVSIPVIASSGAGSMRDFLTVFEKTNVDAALGASIFHSQEKSIMELKRFLSSNNIPIRL; encoded by the coding sequence ATGCTTGTAATACCAGCCATTGATATTGTCGGCGGCAAATGCGTGCGCCTCACGCAGGGCGATTTTGCCAAAAGCACCCTCTACAGCGCGAATCCGGCTGATGTCGCGAAAGATTTTGAACGTCAGGGTACGCGATTTCTGCATGTCGTGGATTTGGACGGCGCCAGAACAGGTTTTCCGGTGAATTCGGAAACAATTCTTTCCATCGCAAAATCGGTCGGCATTCCGATCCAAATCGGAGGAGGAATCCGCTCCTACGATCAGGCACGCGGGTATCTTGAGGGCGGCGTCTCGAAAATCGTTTTAGGCACCGCGGTTATTGAGAATCCAAAAATGCTAGAGCGCGTGTCCAGGGATTTTGGTAAGTCGCGTGTTACGGTCTCTGTCGACATAAAAGATGGAAACGCTGCCACTTGCGGGTGGCTGAAAAAGAGCACTGAAACCGCTCCTGCACTCATTGCCGCTCTCAAAAAAATAGGTATTGCGTCCGTGATAGTAACCGACACTTCAAAAGACGGCCTGCTCCAGGGTCCGAATTTTGGTTTGACAAAGCTGTTTATTGATGAAGGTTTTGAGACTATCGCGGCCGGAGGCGTGACCTCTTTATCCGATATTAGGGAGTTTACCAAACTTGGCGCGTATGGCGTTATCGTGGGGAAAGCGATCTATGAAAATAAGATTGATATGCGAAACGCGCAGCGCGAAGCGGCGTACAAAAGCAGCTTGGCAAAAAGAATAATCCCGTGTTTGGATGTAAAAAATGGACGCGTGGTAAAGGGCACTTATTTTACGAATCTGCGCGATGCCGGCGATCCCGTTGCATTGGGAAAAAAATATTGCCAGCAAGGAGCCGATGAGCTCATTTTATTGGATATTGCGGCAACGTTAGAAAGCCGCAAAACGTTTTGCGATCTGGTATCGGCAATAGCGCGTGAGATAAGCATACCATTTACCGTAGGCGGCGGGATCACCACCATAGAAGACATTCGTAAACTGCTGAGTGTCGGGGCAGACAAAGTTTCCATCGGGACCGCGGCAGTGAGAAATCCCCGTTTTATCAAAGATGCGGCCGCATATTTTGGTTCGCAATGCATTGTTATTTCAATTGACGCAAAAAGGCAGAATGAAGACTTCATAATTTACATAAAGGGCGGGACGGAAAAAACAGAGATGGACGCCGTGGCTTTTTCCAAACAAATGGCGCAGTATGGCGCCGGCGAGCTTCTGGTAAATAGTTTGGATCGCGACGGGACCCAAAAAGGATTTGATGTTGAGCTGTTAAAAAGAGTTACCGACAGCGTATCCATACCGGTGATTGCTTCAAGCGGCGCAGGCTCAATGAGGGATTTCTTGACGGTCTTTGAAAAAACAAACGTAGATGCGGCTCTTGGCGCGAGCATTTTTCATTCTCAAGAGAAGAGCATCATGGAACTTAAAAGGTTTTTATCCAGCAATAACATACCTATACGCCTATGA
- the hisIE gene encoding bifunctional phosphoribosyl-AMP cyclohydrolase/phosphoribosyl-ATP diphosphatase HisIE: MNTVKNAKKNVLKPVQVNISHGVDKLNTERLDFEKLSGIIPAIIQDADTKLVLMLGFMNKDALNKTIKNRKVTFWSRTKKRLWEKGKSSGNTLKVLSIATDCDHDTLLILTKPQGPVCHTGAYSCFGVKKQERSDFLKELYDLIATRKKELPIRSYTTSLFNQGLGKILKKVKEESGEVIQAAKKESKTRLIEESADLVYHLWVLLAEKNISICDLLTELKRRRKGG; this comes from the coding sequence ATGAATACCGTTAAAAATGCGAAAAAAAACGTACTAAAACCTGTTCAGGTTAATATCTCTCATGGGGTAGATAAACTCAACACCGAACGATTGGATTTCGAGAAACTTAGCGGGATCATACCTGCTATCATTCAAGATGCCGACACCAAGCTCGTGCTTATGCTGGGTTTTATGAATAAAGACGCACTGAACAAAACAATAAAAAACAGAAAGGTGACTTTTTGGAGTAGGACAAAAAAACGGCTATGGGAAAAAGGGAAATCTTCTGGCAATACGCTTAAGGTGCTCTCCATTGCCACAGATTGCGACCACGACACGCTTTTGATTTTAACAAAGCCGCAAGGGCCTGTCTGCCACACCGGTGCCTATTCTTGTTTTGGAGTAAAAAAACAAGAGCGATCTGATTTTTTGAAGGAACTCTATGACCTGATCGCCACAAGGAAAAAAGAATTGCCGATACGTTCTTACACCACCTCTCTTTTTAACCAAGGGCTGGGTAAAATACTGAAAAAGGTTAAGGAAGAATCCGGTGAAGTAATACAGGCTGCGAAAAAAGAGTCAAAAACACGGCTCATCGAAGAAAGTGCCGATCTCGTCTATCACTTATGGGTGCTGTTGGCTGAAAAAAACATCTCAATCTGCGATCTCCTTACTGAACTCAAACGCAGAAGAAAAGGCGGTTAA
- a CDS encoding heavy metal translocating P-type ATPase, with the protein MDTSNGAAHPMDLKPQKDPHAFKLHIESTIHAEGNLRHSEDQSPQFVGKIEVQKNGSIEFPEGKQDAEEFASFLQKTLRPMSSLLERLSAYEPASPGLPQGGPASPKPLGEGEQGEPAQAAPQAAGAQGERRASFNIYGMHCTSCANLIERKLRKVPGVREAHVNYGAEKARVVFDAGKLNEEKIKDAVKAAGYKAEISNPKDQEFDRKKREKEIRAYRDKFIFGVILSVPLVYFMALDFSSRLPFREQILPAIGAISLMLALPAQFILGAGFYRGMWSSLRMGTFNMDSLIAIGTSTAFFYSLYEFVRFWLATGSVWALLGEKIPNLYFEIGVLLITFVLMGKWLEARAKGRTSDAIKKLMGLQAKTARVLRQGTAMDIPVEEVVAGDTVVVRPGEKIPVDGVITKGYSAVDESMLTGESMPVEKKEGDTVIGATMNKLGSFEFRASKVGADTVLSHIIQLIEDAQGSKAPIQAYADRISAWFVPAVIGLALLSFLVWYFALGASLTFALLTFVSVIVIACPCALGLGTPTAVMVGTGKGAEFGILIKGGEPLEALSKIDAVLFDKTGTLTKGTPEVTDLVSVSEIGEDELLGIAGSLEKGSEHSLAESITAYAEAERAQMQEVENFKAIPGKGVSGSVAGQEYFFGNRALMAGLGHNLEIISRRVERLETAGKTAMLLARRDKVLGIIAVSDTIKDTSLAALSMLKDAKISIYMITGDNRRTALAIGKQLGIPEQNILAEVLPHEKAEAVKKLQLVPQTDRRGRVRASRVAMVGDGINDSPALAQADVGIAMGSGTDVAMEAGGVVIIKNDLQDVAHAIRLSRVTMSKVKQNMFFALFYNVIGIPVAARIFIGIGLSLKPELAGLAMALSSVSVVTNSLLLKRFQLARRDYLSDFAPFIMTAVFTLLFIAFAKMSAA; encoded by the coding sequence ATGGATACCTCAAATGGCGCGGCTCATCCCATGGATTTAAAGCCGCAAAAAGACCCGCACGCGTTCAAGCTCCACATTGAGAGCACGATTCACGCTGAAGGGAATTTACGGCATTCAGAGGACCAGTCGCCCCAGTTCGTGGGGAAAATTGAGGTGCAAAAAAATGGTTCCATAGAGTTTCCGGAAGGCAAGCAGGACGCAGAGGAATTTGCTTCATTTTTGCAGAAGACGCTGCGGCCCATGAGCTCCCTTTTGGAACGATTAAGCGCGTATGAGCCTGCTTCGCCGGGCCTGCCGCAAGGCGGGCCTGCTTCGCCGAAGCCTTTAGGCGAAGGCGAGCAAGGAGAGCCCGCACAGGCTGCGCCGCAGGCAGCAGGAGCACAGGGAGAGAGGCGCGCAAGTTTCAATATCTATGGCATGCACTGCACAAGCTGCGCGAATCTTATTGAGCGCAAATTAAGGAAAGTTCCCGGGGTCAGGGAGGCGCATGTGAATTATGGCGCCGAAAAAGCGCGCGTGGTGTTTGATGCGGGGAAGCTCAATGAGGAGAAGATAAAGGATGCGGTGAAGGCCGCGGGATATAAGGCGGAGATAAGCAATCCCAAAGACCAGGAATTTGATAGGAAAAAGCGCGAGAAGGAAATTCGCGCGTACCGTGACAAGTTTATCTTTGGCGTGATATTGAGCGTGCCGCTCGTCTATTTCATGGCGCTTGATTTTTCTTCCCGCCTTCCCTTCCGTGAGCAGATCCTTCCTGCCATTGGCGCCATTTCTCTCATGCTGGCGCTGCCGGCGCAATTCATCCTCGGCGCGGGTTTTTACCGCGGCATGTGGTCTAGCCTGCGCATGGGCACGTTTAACATGGACAGCCTCATCGCGATCGGCACGAGCACCGCATTTTTCTACAGCCTTTACGAGTTTGTCCGCTTTTGGCTCGCCACGGGTTCTGTGTGGGCGCTTTTGGGCGAGAAGATTCCTAATCTCTATTTCGAAATCGGCGTGTTGCTCATTACCTTCGTGCTCATGGGGAAGTGGCTGGAAGCGCGCGCGAAAGGCCGCACCAGCGATGCGATCAAGAAACTCATGGGATTACAGGCGAAAACCGCCCGGGTATTGCGCCAAGGAACCGCTATGGACATTCCCGTGGAAGAGGTCGTGGCAGGCGATACGGTGGTGGTGCGCCCGGGCGAGAAGATTCCTGTCGATGGCGTGATCACCAAAGGGTATTCTGCCGTTGACGAGTCCATGCTCACGGGCGAAAGCATGCCGGTGGAAAAGAAAGAGGGCGATACGGTCATCGGCGCGACCATGAACAAGCTCGGCAGTTTTGAATTTCGCGCTTCGAAAGTGGGCGCGGATACGGTTCTTTCACACATCATCCAGCTTATTGAAGACGCGCAAGGGTCAAAGGCGCCGATCCAGGCGTATGCAGACCGGATTTCCGCATGGTTTGTCCCTGCGGTGATCGGTTTGGCGCTCCTCTCTTTCCTGGTATGGTATTTTGCCCTAGGTGCCTCTCTCACGTTCGCGCTCCTTACCTTCGTGTCAGTGATTGTGATTGCGTGTCCCTGCGCGCTCGGCCTTGGCACGCCGACGGCGGTGATGGTGGGGACCGGCAAGGGCGCGGAGTTCGGCATACTGATTAAAGGAGGGGAGCCCTTGGAAGCGCTTTCAAAAATTGATGCGGTGCTCTTTGATAAAACAGGCACGCTCACGAAAGGAACTCCTGAAGTAACTGACCTTGTCTCAGTAAGCGAGATAGGGGAAGACGAACTGTTGGGGATTGCCGGCAGCCTTGAAAAAGGCTCTGAACACTCGCTTGCAGAGAGCATTACCGCCTACGCGGAAGCCGAACGCGCGCAGATGCAAGAAGTCGAGAATTTTAAAGCGATTCCCGGCAAGGGCGTTTCAGGGTCTGTGGCAGGCCAAGAATATTTCTTTGGCAATCGCGCGCTTATGGCAGGGTTGGGGCATAACTTAGAAATAATTAGCCGCAGAGTAGAGCGCCTTGAGACTGCGGGCAAAACCGCGATGCTGCTCGCGCGCAGAGACAAAGTGCTGGGCATTATTGCGGTATCCGATACGATCAAAGATACGTCGCTTGCCGCACTGTCCATGCTTAAAGATGCAAAGATTTCCATTTATATGATAACGGGAGACAATCGCCGTACTGCCTTGGCAATAGGCAAACAACTCGGCATTCCCGAACAGAATATTTTAGCGGAGGTATTGCCGCACGAAAAAGCAGAAGCAGTGAAGAAGCTCCAACTCGTGCCCCAGACGGATCGGCGGGGGCGCGTGCGCGCGAGCAGGGTCGCCATGGTGGGCGACGGCATCAATGACTCGCCCGCGCTCGCACAGGCGGATGTGGGCATTGCCATGGGGAGCGGCACTGATGTGGCGATGGAAGCGGGCGGCGTCGTGATTATCAAGAATGACCTGCAAGATGTGGCGCATGCCATCCGTTTAAGCCGCGTGACCATGAGCAAGGTAAAACAGAACATGTTCTTCGCCCTGTTTTATAACGTCATCGGTATTCCCGTTGCGGCGCGGATATTCATAGGGATCGGCTTGTCGCTCAAGCCGGAGCTTGCGGGCCTTGCGATGGCATTAAGCTCGGTTTCGGTCGTTACCAATTCGCTCCTTTTGAAACGGTTTCAATTAGCACGGCGCGACTATCTCTCCGATTTTGCGCCCTTTATTATGACCGCCGTGTTCACGCTTTTGTTTATCGCATTTGCGAAAATGAGCGCCGCCTGA
- a CDS encoding heavy metal-associated domain-containing protein, whose protein sequence is MATSTITIKGTHCASCKALIEDACRDVPGVRACTVDFITGKTVVEHEENLDWQRLKKEIESLGAYTLEGVLS, encoded by the coding sequence ATGGCTACCTCGACCATTACCATCAAAGGGACACATTGCGCATCGTGCAAAGCGCTCATCGAAGATGCCTGCCGCGACGTGCCGGGGGTGCGCGCGTGCACCGTGGATTTTATCACCGGGAAGACGGTGGTTGAACACGAAGAGAATCTGGATTGGCAGCGTTTAAAGAAAGAGATTGAATCGCTCGGCGCGTATACGCTCGAAGGCGTTTTATCATAA
- a CDS encoding cytochrome c biogenesis protein CcdA, whose protein sequence is MLPLVLINGLIDSFNPCAVGVLLFYLAMMLSLKLEKRLFISFGLFYIAATYVTYFLIGLGILKVAHLFGVHDFFGWAAAILILALGIFHLKEYVWPRVRIPFLSSFFNRCRIPKWKPEITIMSAITLGVLVGICEFPCSGGVYLATVSLLSIKETFWRGVGYLLVYNFMFVLPLVVLFVSVSNKAVFQYCQQLHTRTFSSVKLIMALSMIISGLLLIVWLIK, encoded by the coding sequence ATGCTTCCTCTTGTTTTAATAAATGGCCTTATAGATTCATTCAATCCCTGCGCAGTGGGCGTGCTCCTGTTCTATTTGGCGATGATGCTTTCCTTGAAGCTGGAGAAAAGGCTTTTTATAAGTTTCGGCCTCTTCTATATCGCCGCCACCTATGTCACCTATTTCCTCATAGGGCTGGGGATCCTGAAAGTAGCGCACCTCTTCGGCGTTCATGATTTCTTCGGCTGGGCAGCCGCGATCCTCATACTCGCGTTGGGGATTTTCCACCTTAAGGAGTATGTATGGCCGCGTGTGCGGATACCGTTTCTCTCCTCGTTCTTCAATCGCTGCCGAATTCCAAAATGGAAACCGGAGATTACCATCATGTCAGCGATCACCTTGGGGGTGTTGGTGGGTATCTGTGAATTTCCCTGTTCTGGCGGCGTGTATCTGGCCACGGTGAGCCTGTTGAGCATCAAGGAGACGTTTTGGCGCGGAGTGGGGTATTTGCTTGTGTATAATTTCATGTTTGTCCTTCCGCTCGTCGTGCTGTTTGTTTCGGTGAGCAACAAGGCTGTTTTCCAGTACTGCCAACAGCTGCATACCCGCACCTTTTCGTCGGTGAAGCTCATCATGGCGCTCTCCATGATTATTTCTGGCCTTTTGCTTATTGTATGGCTTATAAAATGA
- a CDS encoding DUF1573 domain-containing protein — translation MKKIDPIMAGIIILIIMVMGGVLAAALSQRGAPIPQYTTQESPAPRLLIDETVFDFGTMKLEETKVKEIRLTNRGEKPLVINDVITSCDCTFAQFIIGGRESPRFSMHRNPQWRGEISPRGEAVVRVTYQPSIMPVKGRVTREVVFRTNDPLRPLVNLKFTADVE, via the coding sequence ATGAAGAAGATTGATCCTATCATGGCCGGCATTATCATATTGATTATTATGGTCATGGGCGGCGTGCTCGCTGCAGCGCTCAGCCAGCGGGGAGCCCCTATTCCCCAGTACACAACCCAAGAGAGCCCCGCTCCCCGCTTGCTCATAGATGAAACCGTATTTGATTTTGGTACCATGAAATTGGAAGAAACAAAAGTCAAAGAGATACGATTAACAAATCGGGGCGAGAAGCCGCTCGTCATCAATGATGTGATCACCTCATGCGATTGCACGTTTGCGCAGTTTATCATCGGCGGGAGGGAAAGCCCTCGGTTTTCCATGCATCGCAACCCGCAATGGCGCGGGGAAATATCGCCTCGCGGCGAAGCAGTGGTAAGAGTCACCTATCAGCCTTCGATCATGCCGGTAAAAGGTCGTGTCACGCGGGAGGTGGTTTTCAGGACGAATGACCCTTTGAGACCCTTGGTGAACCTGAAATTCACCGCAGATGTCGAATAA
- a CDS encoding thioredoxin domain-containing protein has product MKKATFHIKGLSAQAGMRGSANADALEDLLGKKEGVVRAKANHESQKLAVVYDESKISEQDIEKTVRGAGDYAVEMIREVKEEMKETKSAPSQRVFIPARNGKAPFLLGFLTGVSLLSLSLNVVLGVKLLRASRTNDTAQGQKAVQAQNKQAAGAILPPAPAPANNPLPLQTFEVAEDNHVRGEFDAPITFVEFSDFECPFCERHYPTLKKILSDYAGKVRLVYKHFPLSFHPNAQKAAEASECADEQGKFWEYHDILFENQPSGYSLDKFKKWAQDTGLNAAQFNSCLDAGKYASKVQSDFDEGQRKGVNGTPATFVNGQLVSGALPYEAFQQIIDGLLKKE; this is encoded by the coding sequence ATGAAAAAAGCAACATTCCATATCAAAGGCCTGTCTGCACAGGCAGGCATGCGCGGGAGCGCGAACGCTGACGCTCTCGAGGATCTTTTAGGGAAAAAGGAAGGGGTCGTAAGAGCGAAAGCGAACCACGAATCCCAGAAGCTTGCGGTGGTGTATGACGAGAGCAAAATCAGCGAACAGGATATTGAAAAAACGGTAAGGGGAGCGGGGGATTATGCGGTGGAGATGATAAGGGAAGTGAAGGAAGAAATGAAAGAGACAAAATCTGCGCCCTCGCAGCGCGTGTTTATCCCCGCGCGTAATGGGAAAGCGCCATTCCTCCTTGGTTTTCTCACGGGCGTCTCTCTGCTTTCTCTGTCTCTCAATGTGGTATTGGGAGTAAAGCTTCTCCGCGCATCGCGGACAAATGACACAGCGCAGGGACAAAAAGCCGTACAGGCGCAAAATAAGCAAGCGGCAGGCGCCATCCTTCCGCCTGCCCCCGCGCCCGCGAATAATCCGCTTCCCCTGCAGACGTTTGAGGTCGCAGAGGATAATCATGTGCGGGGAGAGTTCGACGCGCCTATTACGTTTGTTGAGTTTTCTGATTTTGAATGCCCTTTTTGCGAGCGGCATTATCCCACCCTGAAAAAGATATTAAGCGATTATGCGGGAAAAGTAAGGCTTGTATATAAGCACTTTCCCTTAAGTTTCCATCCCAATGCGCAGAAGGCCGCTGAAGCGTCAGAGTGCGCCGACGAGCAAGGGAAATTTTGGGAGTATCACGACATCCTTTTCGAAAACCAGCCAAGCGGTTACAGCCTGGATAAATTTAAGAAATGGGCGCAAGATACGGGGCTTAACGCAGCGCAATTTAATAGCTGTCTCGATGCGGGAAAATACGCATCAAAGGTCCAGAGTGATTTTGATGAAGGGCAGCGCAAAGGGGTGAACGGCACTCCCGCGACGTTTGTGAACGGCCAGCTGGTAAGCGGCGCCCTTCCCTATGAGGCGTTCCAGCAAATTATTGATGGCCTGCTTAAGAAAGAGTGA